The genomic window aaaaagtattttccaaatcggctgcgtcatagaaaacctaaaaaaaattacctatttaGAACCTCGCCCTTGAAGACGCTACATAACAGAAATACAAAGGATATCCAAAAATCCAAAGacccaaaaaaacaaaaacccaAAGGCCTTACTGTCACATGTCtctttaaaaaaactgtaagaTTTCAAATATGAGATAACaatttttaaacaacattttcTGAGAATTATCGATGAAATAAGGtcgatgttttattttaaattattttttatttttatctaatccaagtacattatttacaaAGGAGACTCGACATACAGGCCAATTttaacgtacactgacattagaattatatttgaataatatttagttaccgTGCGTCTCACCTGCGCAAATACATAGGAACATGTAAGGATAAGTAACGAACGAAATGCATAATATTTGAATGACATCAGTCTGATATCAGTAtaaattcgaattggcctggccgcgtagccaacgtgcaatcgttaacgttCGGAcccgaacgaaacgcaactgtcactgtcgcactagtgtgaAATAGTGATAGAGTGAAATTACTACGATACgccacggagcgttaacgattggcacgttggctgcGCGCCCTGATATAGGTagaggggcccacagactatcagtccgccggacgatatcggcctgtcagttgttcggagctgtcaaatttttgttctaactgacaggccgatatcgtccggcggactgatagtcagtgggccccttaatcgTCTCCataacttatttataaatacttcaGCCCCTCCTTGTTTATTTACAAATGCTGTCATACGCATAACATACTCTCAATTTCGTTCTCATTACCAAACACCGGAACAGATTTTTtactatttacataattaatcaTAATCACTGCGGTACgaataatgaattaaaaaaaaagaagtggCGCCGGCGAGTCGGCGGGAGGGGGCTTGTGAGGTCAGCCTCGGTGCAACGGAACGCAGGGATGAGGGAGGCAAATGTCGACAGTATCGATATGTATCGATGTGATGTTGACGATAATTTGTCGATAAATTAGAcacctacctatatttatttcattaggaATAACTGCAAAATCTTCGACAATAATGCATATAACAGCGTCATATAAGGCGtcgtaaggttgccagagctcgagggagaggagtgttagggtcggcaacgcgcatgtaactcctctggagttgcaggcgtacataggctacggagactgcttaacatcaggcgggccgtatgcttgtttgccaccgacgtagtataaaaaaaaatagtaaattaaaaCGTATCTTACGTAAACGGCTGGTGTATCAATCAATTGCTTAATTTTCAAAGACTTCATAGATTAAGCTACTGCTTAATCTATTGGGGTAAGTACCCAAATAACTAATCTCactaaggcctagtttcccctcagTGTTGGAaatggaaggtcagatggctttcgtaaaaactagtgcctacgccaattacTGGAATTAGTTGCCAATCTGATCTCGGgttctcatgagccgtggcagaAAGCCGGAACAACGCGTGGAAGATGATGAcgtaaaaaattatttaattaaaattacgaTAAATATTCTTAACTGCTAAAACCTATTAAGCACAAAACTTTAACATCACTTTTCTTTTCAAGCTATGGAGTCTTTTTAAGTGCGCATTATGTGAAAAAATAAACGATTTGCAATCACAtaaatttaaatcaattaaCCTAttaaaattggtaatcattaaaaaataattaattgttacTATTTTTAGGAAATACAGTTAAAACTAGAGCATTCTggctcttcttcttttcctttgccttatcccacattaggtggggtcggctctccttatccTTCGGCGCCAAGACGATCTGTCTTGAGTTGTCGGGTTGGGTAGTTGGGCTTTTTCCAATAGTTTGGCCATACTCGTCCACCACGTCAGAGGGGGCCTTCCTCTACCTGTTTTGCCTTCTGGCAGAGCTAGAGCTTTTTGCACGACATGGCCGTCGTCTATCCGCATAACATGGCCGTACCACTTTAGTCGCGTTTCCGTAAGTTTTTCGGAGTTGGGAGTGACTTTGAAGCTGCCTCTGATAAATTCGTTTCGTATCTTATCTATTCTTGTAGAGCATTCTGGCTGATAACAAATTAACTAACAGTAAAATTAGGCCATATTACATACAAATGAgagtaacataacataacataatttaaGCAACAGCAAAATAAAAGATTCAACGCTCATCAGACAACAATCAATAAAATCTTCCAGCAATTGATGTCACAACCCTACATTACGGAATTTAGATCAGAGATAAAAGTCGAAGTGTAtcataaaatattgtaaattaattgGGTTGACGCTACGATATATTGCCCATCACTAGAGAGGTCAGGCAGTGGGAGGGTACCCCCTCCCTCCCGTATGGCGCCTCCTCCGCCGTATAAAACCCGGCCCGGCCACGCGCGCCGCGTCTATTCGCCGCATCGCCGCCGTGTAGTCACAACTCTTGTAAGCGCGATCTCACGCGAACAAAATTGTGAAAGTGTTGCATATAAAACGCGATTTCTCGATAGCGAGAGTACCGCGACTACggtatttttaacaaatagtGTTGGTGGGAGTGTGAATTGAAATTGTGAACTTGGTAGAGGGTTCAATGGAAGCGAGGTTCGTGACCTGCCGGAGCTTCCAGCAGATCAAGCCGCCTGAGAAGAGCATAGCGCCGCCGCCGACGGTGAAGGGGCTGCTGTCTCGTTTCGGAAGCCAGGCACAAGCTCTCTTCGCGCCGAAGAAACCCCGCTTCGGATCTTCGGTAGCGATCCACAAGCTACGCGAAACCAAGTGGTTTAAACATGAGGAGCAGAACATCTTGTGTGCAGTTCTGGAGACCGGATTCATTCTCGAAGTCCGAGCGGAGGACCCGCTACCACCAGACTCCTGCCTTTCTCCAGACTATCATATGTACGCCATCGCCATGTGGAAGAAGGGTAAAGGTATGTATCGTAATTAAATagcattttatttcataaaaacgtACTTGAAATGGTAGTTTATCATTGTAATTGGGACATTCGATAACGTTCACGTCGCGTGCGGCACTGGATTTAGTTTAGCACGTACGCACCGCCATTGTAAATAAATCGTGTCGTAACATAACGAAACGAAATCAACAGATGAATGGCGAACGTTGTCCGGTCAAGAAGGTATGCTTAAGGTCAGGAAAACCGTTTTATAATTACTCTGTTTTATCtacagaaaaaacaaaaaacccggaACAGATAGAGGTGTTCACGGTCCAACAGAAAGGTGTAAGAAAACGTGTTGTGAAGACAACCCTGGGTGCATTCTGGAAGAAGGACTCAGTGATCCGCATCAACAATGTGGACGACAAACAGGAACCGCCGAACACCGAAAAGGATATTCGAGCAAAGGTAAACTAGTCGCAACGAGTTTCCAATTCACTATGACTTCTCACATACCTCTTGCTTAACGGAGTCATCGTTCTTACGTCCTTGATTAGTCATCTAACGGCATACCACACACGCGGCTTAAGTTTCTCAAGAAATTTTTAtcgaattttaataacccaacggCCTTCAGTCGATACTACTTTCAACTTTGTAAATCGTTGACATTTACGACAGAGTAATTATGCGCTCTGTTTTCCAAACAATCCCTCGGTTAGCACTCGTTTCAAAAACACGCGCCTCGAATCGTGAGATTCCGTTTCAATTGAAGCCTCGTTTTAAATGCAAATACGCAATGACCTTATTACTGCAGACGCGTCTAGCCGATATAATTGTCATGCTTCAGTTGCCTTAAATAGGACATCTGATTCAATACGGCACATTAAGCTCTAATACATTACTGCATGAACTAACTAAACTTCTAAACCTTGAATGGTTCTTCAAACGAATTTCGAAGTTAGGCGTGCGACGTCAGAATTGGAAAACTCTCTTTTCAGATTGTGAAAGCCTCGCGCTTTTGCTCTTTGGAAACTGTGGGCACAGTTTGATGGGAGCTACTAAGGAGCCTTCTCCTGATTGCAGCTGGACATGGCCACTAAATCCAGGTTCGAGAGGAACTGGCATAATACTCTGCACTTCGTCCACTGGTGCCGGTACGGGGAGACACCTCAAGAAGCTCGCATGAGACAGGTAACCAAACTCCTACTAAGcatgaaagtaaattaaaatttcgATCATTCTAGAACCAACAATATAACGGTCTTAATTGGTCCGCGTAAATCGATTTTACGCCGATGTGTAAACGTAATTATGTATCGATGTTTCGTTTATTATCGATTCTAGAATTGTTATTTGTGATTGCATGCATAAACGGGATAATTCAACAGGTCCCTTGCCCGTATGCGTGTAATCTtttctattttcttttttttatcgaTGCTTATTGTGATGTCTATACTTAAGTTTTCGTCAATGTTCAATCGGGTAATCATTGGAAGAAACGGCGATCATCGGGCACAAAAAGCATGGGGCATCATCAGGCATGGAAACTGGGATCTGAATAAAAAAACGAGATCGCACAACGTAGCCATTCTGTTACAGATCAGCTTAACGACGTCGAAAACACCCATGATTATCATCTTTTGATGGTAATCGTTGAGGCGCTTTGGACTCTCAGCTGGCAACCTTAAGACACCGGtgaggttttatttttataccgaTTGGTAAATTCAGGATGTGCCCCTTATATGTGTATGTGTTTTATCTAACTTAGTTTAGACGTAGGTATCTACTAATATTTGTTGCGTGCCCCGTGTATCAAGAAAAACGTGTTTAAACACGATAATCGGACTTTGCATAGTTTCTTAACTGATAATTACACCGATTACAAAAGAATCCGCATAATTAATCAATGTTATTTGACTTAATCAACTTGCATATAATCAAAgagaagaaattaatttatatttatacggtattcatataattaataataataacttagaTCCGAACGGAAacctaataattaaaattgtttataataaataataaaatacaaaaagattaTAAAAGCGTCAGGTATTCGCCCTTGGACTTAACAATAAAGATGTTTGATCAGCTTCGTTTATGTACGTCATTCCTCGGTTTTGTCTTTTAATAGGTATGTTACATTcatgtaattttgtaatataccaaaacatttttcatttatgCGTCCATGCttgcaaaaatttattttatgactCATGTCAAAATTGAAAACATATTCATATTaaacttgtaaaataaaaaatgatgcAAAAGTAAGTACTCGAGATTAAATTGGCTGATCGAAGTGCTTTAGTTTCGTCGGACCTTCAAAatcaaatatataattttattattgctcTATTTGAATTTCTGTAGTAGAGTTCAAAGTTTCAAGAAAAACTGCTTATAATAGTCATAATTTTCAATTAGTATTCAGAAGTACCAaatgttaaaatgttttaaactCATTGTCATTGTACATAAAACTACATTGTATATTGTGTGCATAAAGAAAagcaaaaacaacataaaaatataaattcttTAGCTGCATTTGCGTCACGAAGAAGCCAAGACTGACTTTGTTAAGGAAAAAATAACTTCTTTTCcttaggtttttttataattgaccaATTAATTGATACTTTGATTTGTACCAAGTTGcgttgtttatttataataatttagttgCAATGCGTAAAAAAACGTACGTATTGTGAAAAAGGTTTGTTAGTTCAGCATATACAGTGAAACTTGGTTAAATTGCACCTGGATAAGTGGGAAACCTCTATAGCTGGGACTCATGGTGCGGTCCCGACACTTTAGCACTGAATTACCTCTGTTACTTCTGTTAGTGAGACAAAACAGACCTCTATAACTGGGATTAGTTGTTTCGATTTTAATTTACCTCTATTATTGAGACAGAGAGTGTATTTCACCTCTTTTACTGAGACTATATTTGAAAGATTACATTTGcttcattgtttttttagaaTGTTATAGGAATTTACCTCTGTATCTATATCTTTGGACTTTATTGCAGATCAATTTCCGTATTTTTACTAACTTTAGTCTatccaaatattttataatttagtttaagTAGTTAAGACTATCGAAACGAAAAACCAaaaattaatattcatttattaaacTTTTAAGACACAATAAAGtccgtttttaatttaatttaacaaaatctATCCTTTGTAGAATCATTCAAAATAAATTCgaacaaaaatttaaacagacaaaaaatatttaaggacAAGGATtaatttacctttatttattgttaaagaTTACAAGTATTACAACTCATACATAATGTTTACCAAAATACCTTATTTACCACCTCTATAACTGAAATAACCTTTTTTCTTACCTCTATTAATGGAACACTACATATAAATAAgacagaaatttatttatacctgGCTGAGAGCCTATTTATTTATGGTTGGATTTAGAATGTATGTTTAtgagttagattttttttaaatacaaagactcatattttattactatatttGTGGGGTATGGTGGCAGGGGAGTGTGTTTGCGGTTAAATATCTAActttaattgtgacgttttcaaccaaaaggtaccacattgtcggttgtcgataaggttgatttcaaattcaagctatatggaaatagcaccttattgacaagcgacaataagtacccttttgattgagaatagcacaattaaatttaaattatgcaGGCTTCCAgccatattaatttattatttgataaaaaaaaagatagcaCTGGGTTCGATACCCAGAAAAGAAAGTTAGTGCTTGTggaattgtttattttgttgtgGTGATAATTGTTAGGATAATACAGGTAGTATGAACTTGAAATGTGTGTGTATCTTTATGTACTATACAGctacaataaaaaatctttaaattgaCTATCAATGACAGTAGAGTAAATGTCAAGATATTTTGACAGCGTTTGTAGCGTAGATTTTGCAGCTGTCTGATGTCTGACAGTACAGTTGAGCTTATTTTCTTGGAAACAAAATCGAATTAaaagatataaattatttaatgtcaGAGGAAGTCCATTTATAGCCTGCCAAGACAATTTTGCCAGTACAAAAAGTAgccaaatttgaaaaatgtaggccCATAGGGTAGAAATCTACACAATATTTAGTTTCGCGTGTTTTTACTGACTCATTGGTCTGCCAGACTATATTTAATAGAGATACGATTTCCCGATTCACGCTCCCATATAAATAACCTTGACTTTGCCGCTATTTATATAATACCAAGGTTATCATAGTTATCGGTCAAAATACTTCGTAACGGATACTCTATAAGTAACTAGAtacttttgtttatttgtattagtttttgCATGATCATATCGGTGTTAATAAAGGTAGTTTTGACGTAAATAGCGTTatcatatcgtcgctatacttactcaacctcatatctgcaacaatcatttgatggaaatgtcgcttttctttcattcggaatacgggtgtttttgtcatcaaatgagtgttgcagatacgaggttgagtaagtatagcggcgatatgtacATGACTGAATAGTTAAATAGCGGTTTTATTAAGTtgttattaaacattaaaattaagtttacAAGCAGTAGATATCATAGTCTATTTTTAAGCGTCATTAACGATACAGTTGTTTTATTAGTTTGTCTACATTATACTTTAAATTAATCCCATAAGCATCGTTACGCTGACGTTGTCTAATTTAATACACATTGATTATTCCTAACGACTGAAGATTTTTTGCGCAAAAAAAGAGGTCTGTctcgatataataatatagtcaaTAAAAAGTAGATTAATAATAGCTAAatctaaatatattaatattacttcAAATTTAAAAGATTTTAATCAGAAAATTGAGACGGTAAAAAAAGAGGAAATAATAATAGCCcagtattttctttatttaactttagacaatggacagatcaatgaGTTGTATAACTCATTAAGAGAATAAAACTAGTTTACTAGTTAATGTCTTAATTACTAttgttataggtaggtatttagtgGTCCTCCTTAGTCATAATATGCGTAGTTTAAAGTACACCTATTATCAACCACAATATACCTACTAGCACTATTGTTATGTAATAGTTTCGGcattggtatatatatatttcttaacTAGCTCTTATCGATCGGcgtatttaatatgtattaaaaaagtctAATTAAAAGGAGACCTTGCGGTTTATCGATGTTTTCCGAGTATTAAGAAGAAcattttaattcataaaaaaattggtaGTCAAATTAAATAAGTCTTTGGCATTATACAAATTGGCATTGTATTAGTaaacaaaaatgtacaaaataatCACAAATAAGTGCAGGTGACAGCGTTAGTCGTGTGTCATCCATACaatttatgattttaaaatgtaaagttTTACTATAAAGACTGTCAGCCGCACTAAGGCACGATATAAATAGAGTAGTTACGTTCAACAATAAAAACAAGACTATAATGGTTATTTCCTTGTTGCAGATAAGCGAGTCGCTCAAATGGGGTAACATCGGAATGAACATGGGCGTTATGCTTGTCAGCCAAAACAACGGCCGGGGCAAGGCGAAGTCGGTCTGAGTGCCGGCCGCCAGCGACACCGCTGGCAACACCTGTTTCTGCTTCTGGCCACCGAGAAACATTGACCATGTTTAAATGAGGAACGCAGCTCAATTCGGTTCCTTTTTTGgatttcatgtttttttaaacggtGTCTAAAATTGGAACGAAGCAGTGGAGCTCTCAGTTTGGTTCCTTGTGCTGATGTTTTTTAACGGCGGAAACATCGTCTGTTTAAAATAGGAACGTTTGTTTTAGTTCCTTGGTTCCTTTTGAACTTTAAATCTACAGTTTTCAAGCTCTTTTTGCAGttccttttttattaaaaaaaggttttataACAACTGCTAGAATTTGGGAAACATTGACGGTGTTTCAAAAAAAGTTTCGAGCTCTCaatttagattatttatttgaatgtcAAACTTTTTAACAGCCAAGGCTGACATTGACGGGGCTTCAATTCGGAACAAGTATTTCGAGCGTGTTTCTTTTTCGGGCTTCAATTGTTTATTTTCATCAACTGCCAGTATCTGGCTTCTTGCCGCTTTTGGTACGCGTCTTCGCAGCTCTTCAGTTCCTTTTTTTGAATTTAAACGTTTTTTATTGACTGCCAGTATGTTGCTCCACGGACTGAAagctttaattttattagaattttgtaaaaaaaaaacgtttcagACATTCCTGAACAAAGACAGATCCCGTGATTAACTGTTGGCATATTTTCTAACCTAAAATATAACTGTTTAATTATGTCTATAGTAAAATAGGCTACAATTTATAGAGATATCTTGTTGGTCTGGGATGATACCCTGGTCTTATGTCTTGAGTATATGTAAACGTTCATTTCTGATCGAAAAAGACTGTTCTGTTTTTTGTAAGAAATTTATAATACCGACTATgaactttaaatatttaactgcTGTTTTTTGAAATCTCTAATCAATATAACTATGAGTTTTTAGACTTGTGTAGACTGTTCTTACTGGTTACATTCATATGtaccttctattcatagttaAACTCAAGATATGttataggcgttccaaaattAAAGCGCATAACTTGTGACAAATTGAACAAGTTTCCTTTAGTCGCACCCGGGCAAGCGAGAAATGTGCATgtgctaacgagctcccgctcaccgaaagagaaagagacaagctcATGTTAAACAACGAGTATGACAAAGATGGATGGAATGCGAAAATTCAAAAATAGCAGATCTTCGTAGGTATAGAAATGaatatggaagtatttttgtgctccttatgtatgagtatagcctatctatagttatataatatcattgttCATAGTCGGGTAAAGTGACGAGTATTTTGGCGAAGTATGagagtatttatatttatttatacctgcATACTAGGCCTAATGTTTTTAAGagtattgtaatttaaatgtccTATTTATAATGAAgcattttgataaataaataagtacaagaTACtactttgtattatttatgttattagttattacccGATCAATTTTCAACGTGCATTACCAAGCACTCAACCAGGTGGGATGGTATagacaaatcctgtaaaataagtatttatcatCAATTTTCAAACACTGGCAACATTGTGCCACAAACAAGAGCCATAGAGATGCCtaggttttatttttcattgatttttgttagttttaatttaatggcGCCATACATCCCATGACAGCGTTAGAAATGTTGCAGATGTCGTTGAAAAATACAATATACTCCAAATTTGAAACTCCTAAATGTTCTATGATTGGTGCCGTTACTATAGATACTTTAGAAGTTATGAGGAAACAGATGaacatacgtacatacataccgGTCAAAGTCATAACCCTCCTTTTGCTTAACCGTAgtcgaataaaaatatatatacaagtttTACTAATCTGTATTGTATTAATTGTCAGCCAAATTGTTTGGTTTACAAATCAATCTGGCCACCGATCACGTAGAATTACTTGCAAGATGTCCCTTAAATAtgtacccccttattcataaacgtctacaaAGTTGAGacgccgctaataatcgtttgtccctttccatcataccaatacgtcggaaagggacaaattagcggcttgtcaaatTTAGTAGACGATTATGAATAAGGGGCGTAACCTATACATACACATTTTGACTTGTGGTCGGTCTTATTCAAGAAATACGAGTATAAGTACCCGTCATTACAATTATCTCCTTTCTCTCTCTTTCATAAGAAGAAACCTGTGCCCAGGAGCAAGACGAACACAATATAACCTATCGCTAATTGGTAGAATATGAAATTCACCTTCATTAACCTATCCTAACCTCAACGCCGACGACAAATAATTCAGGCGTAAAGGTCAAATCAAACGTCATGAGTTTAATTGCGTTAAAATCGATGTACTTAATtgacattattaataaattaagatAGAGTAATTAGCCGAATATGCTCGAGCAAGAAATGTCGAAAATATTCGGTCTTATCGAATCGTTTTTACACCGGTTTTCagcaatatttttaacaacgCGAAGCTAGCGACATCTAGTTGCCAATGAAAAAGTTACGACAGCAGCGTGAACTGCTATGGAGTGGTGCGTTTTGATACGAGGAtaatagatggcgttgtaaAACTTAGCTTAAGATGAGTGCCCGTGGTAAGCGCTCGGATTTCTCTATACAAAGTGCAGCTTGTGTTGATTAGATGGCGCTAAAAGTCTCTCTCAAAAGGCTGAATAGCATATCCGTAGACAGCGACATCTCGTGAGCCTCGTCCATAATGATAGCGCAATAGTTGTCCAAGTCTGGTTCGCGTAGACCTTCTCGTAATAATATACCGTCGGTCATATATAACATTATAGTATCCATTGCTTATTACAATATATGAATATACCCCTCTAAAGATGGATCTAAAGTAGGGCTGGCACATATTCTTTTGATCATAGTTCCACATAATCTCAAAAGATGGCGCTGCAATTATCACTTACCTCTCTCAACAGGTCGAAGAGCATATCCGTAGACTGCGACCTCTCGTGAGCCTCGCCCATAATGATGGCACAGTATTTGTCTAAGCCTGGTTCGCGTAGACCTTCTCGTAGCAATATACCGTCGGTTATTTCATAGCGACATTCCccacaaaatataattatattttcatatattGTCAACAGATAGCGCTGTAATTATCACTTACCTCTCTCAACAGGCCGAAGAGCATATCCGTAGACAGCGACCTCTCGTGAGCCTCGTCCATAATGATGGCACAGTAGTTGTCCAAGTCTGGTTCGCGTAGACCTTCTCGTAGCAATATACCGTCGGTTATTTCATAGCGACATTCCcc from Cydia strobilella chromosome 11, ilCydStro3.1, whole genome shotgun sequence includes these protein-coding regions:
- the LOC134745400 gene encoding uncharacterized protein LOC134745400; this encodes MEARFVTCRSFQQIKPPEKSIAPPPTVKGLLSRFGSQAQALFAPKKPRFGSSVAIHKLRETKWFKHEEQNILCAVLETGFILEVRAEDPLPPDSCLSPDYHMYAIAMWKKGKEKTKNPEQIEVFTVQQKGVRKRVVKTTLGAFWKKDSVIRINNVDDKQEPPNTEKDIRAKLDMATKSRFERNWHNTLHFVHWCRYGETPQEARMRQISESLKWGNIGMNMGVMLVSQNNGRGKAKSV